The Brassica oleracea var. oleracea cultivar TO1000 chromosome C6, BOL, whole genome shotgun sequence genome includes a region encoding these proteins:
- the LOC106297420 gene encoding uncharacterized protein LOC106297420, protein MDDHFKTIVIVVIASVLVGGVVLLIYCSICINKKQKLRLPEPPQVQRRMIVSDPTHQQSGIHVDNDRSRGGRGTIVKHVVPVAPYSVDNSLVNKTPKNLGELQGKRDDGGFAVMTASSTSATFCDFGGGGCSSGGCGGCGGGCGG, encoded by the exons ATGGATGATCACTTCAAAACTATTGTTATAGTAGTTATCGCCAGTGTTTTGGTTGGGGGAGTGGTTCTTTTGATATATTGTTCCATTTGCATTAATAAAAAGCAGAAACTTCGATTGCCGGAGCCGCCACAGGTTCAACGACGGATGATAGTCAGTGATCCTACACATCAGCAAAGTGGAATTCATGTGGACAATG ATCGCTCGAGGGGTGGAAGGGGCACCATTGTGAAGCATGTTGTTCCAGTCGCTCCATACTCCGTAGATAATAGCTTGGTCAACAAGACGCCTAAAAATTTGGGAGAGCTTCAGGGTAAGAGAGATGATGGCGGTTTCGCTGTTATGACAGCTTCTTCTACTTCGGCAACATTTTGCGATTTTGGTGGTGGTGGTTGCAGTAGTGGTGGCTGTGGTGGTTGTGGTGGTGGCTGTGGGGGCTGA
- the LOC106299736 gene encoding PHD finger protein ALFIN-LIKE 9-like — MKARCIIYTYQNTFTFSFATTMVMFRMFCCFISCTKIRPSAPPPQVVETGKKVPASPPPPKVAKTEKKKPRPSPRPPVKASGRRKRFGKDAGGVAGCGGGCGGGC, encoded by the coding sequence ATGAAGGCTCGATGCATCATTTACACGTATCAGAATACTTTCACATTCAGTTTCGCTACAACGATGGTGATGTTTCGCATGTTCTGCTGTTTCATCAGCTGCACAAAAATAAGACCGTCGGCGCCTCCACCGCAAGTGGTTGAAACGGGCAAGAAAGTTCCAGCGTCTCCTCCTCCACCCAAAGTGGCCAAAACGGAGAAGAAAAAGCCACGGCCGTCTCCGAGGCCGCCAGTAAAGGCTTCAGGCCGTCGTAAACGCTTTGGTAAAGACGCTGGCGGTGTCGCAGGTTGCGGTGGTGGATGTGGCGGCGGCTGCTAG